DNA from Rosa rugosa chromosome 6, drRosRugo1.1, whole genome shotgun sequence:
CCATGGTTTGCCagaattttgtttttccttttggaTACTCAACCATTTTCTCTATGAACACTGATGCCGGTCGACTATACCCAGCATTCATAATCCGAATAAGAGACTCAATCCAAAAATGCCTTAGGGAAGCAATAGAAGAAGATGTTCCGAATGAATGACGTAAGCAATTCTTGTTTGGCTGCTATTTCCGTGAAAAATTGCCATTTTTAGCATGTTGGTTGTGTGCATGTTGAACGTAATCTTTGTTTCCTCACTTTATTTGCAAGCATGCTTCTTTTGTACCTATATCTATGGTTTACTTCTCTCAGGTCCAACTGCATTTCACGGAAAGTGGCTTGAGGCTAATTGCTAAGAAAGCAATATCAAAGAACACTGGGGCTCGTGGATTACGAGCAATTTTAGAAACTATATTAACGGATACCATGTATGAGGTTAGGCCACTTCTCGTTTCTGTTGCAATCTCAACATGTTAATAACTTGGAAGGGATTGGGATGAATAACTTAATGCTGGGACTGAATATTTTCCTCTCAGCACAATTATCTTGAAATCTGGGGAAAGGGGAAATGTGTTGAAGTACTAATTTGCCATCATAGGGATTAAAGTACCACTCACTTTGTGCGAATCAGCATTTAGAATGAGACTCTTCCTGCATACTTATTGGGTGCTTGGTTTCAGAAGCCAGGTACTTGAACCTAGTTTTAACTCAGTGGCTTGTTGGTTTGtttatatccataagcatcagTAAAGCGATGTGATTGGAACCAATGTGATGTCTCAGTTAGGGTGTGTGGAACCTAATTAATTCCTCAATTGTAAAGAGGATTTTCAATGTCATATTATATAGTTCTTTTCAACATGCTTCCTGAGGATTTGCTAATGAACATTACTTGAAGACGTGTGTAGGATCAACACCATTCTTGAAGAACGGTATGCTGAGTAGTTCAGGAAATAATGTGCATCAAATTGCATAATTTAGTTTTCTGTTCTGTTCTCAACATACGAATTTATTTATAAACCATGTGAGGTTTTGTGGTTCTGCCCGGAGCAGAGTTCAAATGAACCAAGAAAAGAATTGGCTCCAAACAGGAAATAATAGCTAATTGGATTCTTCACTCTTTTGCAGATTCCTGACGTTAGAACTGGTGATGACATAATAGATGCAGTTGTAATTGGTGAAGAGGCCGTTGGAACTGATGGCCAGGGTTGTGGAGCTAAAATCCTTTGTGGTAAGGGTGCATTGGATCAGTATATTTCAAACAATAAAGAGAAGGATGTTCGGGTATGTAACTTATCCACATATATTCGTTAACTGAATTCGGCTTTCAGATTACTTCCTACAGATGTTAAAATGCTAATAATGCTTAGTTCGGTCTCGCAGACTGCAACCACAGAAACAGAAGGGTCTGATGTAGATCCCGAAGGGGAAGCTGAGCTTTCTTCTGTTGTTGCTAGCTTGTAACTTTATGTGGAAACTTATTTGTATCGCAATCTTGTACATATCAAACATTTATTTAATAGATCATATAAAGCTCGTTCTGTACAACTCTGTAAGTCTCATCAGATAGTCTATGGTAAATCTCTCATAGTCATCTTTGTCAAAAATGATTGTTTCTTCGACCGAGTGTATAGTGTATATGATTGTTTCATTGCTTTGATGTTTCGAGAGTGTTATATGATTTGCCTATATGTATACTCAGGCATCGATGCTTTATTCTCCCCAAACCTTTCAGGAACTGAAATCTACCTTTCTACAAAATTGATCTTCACACAGTTTGACTTCCTCAATATCGATATCATGTGGGTAATGGTGTGGTAAGGTTGGTTGAGTGCCTAGCATGAAATTGGCCAGCAGGTTCGAGGTGTCTTCTAGTTTGTGCGCCTATAGATGGGGGTTAGTTTGGCTTTGTTGGATACCCTCGTGGACCTCGGTCCGTATACTAAACTGATAAGTGTCATGTGTGATCAACTTTCTATCGTAACTAAATAGCTCACcccaataaaaacaaaaacaaaatatcgACATTCTTAAATGTGTTCTAAGTTGTTGCCGGCAATCACAATTTAGTATCACCCGGAGTCACTTTCTGGGTGTATCGCAATTTAGTATCACCCGgggtgtatttcgtgccctgggtcacccggaCCGGagtcactttctgggtcaccatCGTGACCTGCAAAGTGACCTGGTGACCATGAAAACTGTGCCCatgacccagagggtgaaaattaacactaaaaaacagtgaatagtaggtgacctggtgacctaaCGGGTGAATTTGCTCTTAACATAACCACATTTTAAGTTTTAACCTTGAACTAAAATGTCCTTAAACCAAAGGGTACCAAACCTTATTATTTTCAAaaagaacaaacaaacaaaaaaaacacacaccACTAAGAAGCCCACAGCCGTCAGATCTCAATCCTCCTTCTGTGTGATTTCCCTCATCAACGGCCATccttatctctctctcctctcccttcTCTGTccctcagagagagagagagagagagagagagagaaggagagaagaaaagaaccTCTTTTTCACAGAAGAGGGGGGTTGGGAATCCCCATCAATCCAATCCTCCCCCTCCCCTCCTTTTTCTTAATTCTGAATCGAACCCAGATTAAGAAAGAGAAGGATTTCACATACCCAGAATCTCAATTTTGATTTCATGGCATTTTGATCACTTGGGTATTCCGAATTTCATCGTTTCTGGAATTGGGTTTCTGATTAAAGTTGAGGTCTTTGGGGGTGTTTAGGGAGGAAAGGGATGGACTTGGAGAGCATAGAGTGTGTTTCATCCTCAGATGGTCTTGATGAGGATGAGATCCATCAACACCTTCACAACCCACAACATCCTTCTCATCAACACCACCATGACTTTTCTTCTTCCAAGCCCAGAAATAATGTTACCAACAACGCCGGAATTCCGGGACCCACCGCCATTGCTCCGGCCACCAGCGTTCATGAGTTGCTGGAATGTCCGGTGTGTACGAATTCAATGTACCCACCGATTCATCAGGTAGTTTGTTTGTCTCTGTTGTTTTGTTCTCTCCTGCATTTTGCTTTGGGATTGTTGCATTTTGTGGAATTTGAATTGGGTTTTTTGTGAGGGTGTGTGTTTGACCTAATGCTTGCGTTTTGGGGGTGGTTTTGATTGGGTTGGAGTGGTCATGTTTGAATTGGAGTTTCGATTGAGTTGATTAATTTGATGTGTTTGTGCTTGGATTTTGATGGACTTGTGGAACCCGTATTTGAGTCGAATGTTGATTTTAGGAATGTGTATGGATCGACTTTAGGGATTGGGTTGTCATTGTAAGGAGAGCATTGTTAACCTAGTTTTCCTGGATCTTTCTAGGTCCAGGTACGATTTAGATGATGTGAGCAATGTTGATATAGTATTTGAAGTCATGGAATGTGCTGATGGAAAGAGGTACAATTTAGTAACTTTGTCCAATGCAAGTCTTTGATGACTCTGCAGGGAGGCTGTTTTCAAGACATATGTCTTTTGGAAGGTCCTGGTTTTACTTGAAGGGAACCAGGTTGTATGTATGCATTCGGTTGACTAGGATACTGTTAATCACTTTTATATGATCTTATAACATGGTATGCAAGTTTGTTGCTGCAATCCACTAGTTTCCCAACAGATGAAGTAACATGGATTTTAGTAAAGGATATTTCACTGGAGTAGGTAGCTTTTTCATTTCATGACCTCCTTTACATGCATATGCTCGTTTGCATGTGGTGGGTATCTTTTGGAGTGTTGTTCTTTATTTTGTCATTTTATGGAGTGTGGATATTCTGTTGGTTTTTCTTATTCATCAGAGCCAAAATTACATTTGGTGTAATTCTTAATGTAATTCTTATAAAATATAGATCCTTTTTCTTAAACCAAATTTTCCTCTTTGCAGTGTCACAATGGACACACACTGTGTTCTACCTGTAAAACAAGGGTCCACAATCGCTGCCCCACTTGTAGGCAGGAGCTTGGAGATATTAGGTGTTTAGCGTTGGAGAAGGTGGCTGAGTCCCTGGAGTTACCCTGCAAGTATTACTCCTTGGGATGCCCGGAGATATTTCCTTACTACAGCAAACTAAAGCATGAATCAGTGTGCAATTTCAGACCTTATAATTGCCCATATGCTGGATCGGAGTGCTCTGTTGTTGGGGATATCCCTTTCCTGGTTGCCCATCTTAGAGATGATCACAAAGTAGACATGCACACAGGATGCACGTTCAACCATCGCTATGTAAAGTCAAATCCCCGGGAAGTAGAGAATGCCACTTGGATGCTTACAGTAAGTTTCATATGACATCTATATCGTTTGATTGGTTTTTGCAACAAAGGATGCGTCTCTTCCAAGTTTATTCGTACTCCATATGTTTCTTAAAATTGGTGTTTGACCAAAACATTTTAAGGGGTAAAGTTAAAAGTACCTAATAGTGAAAATGTAATTCATGTATGTAGATGTTCATCTACATAAGCTGACAAGAAACTGGAGACTAGCTAGAATACAGTATTCTCTTTGTAATGCATGTAAACCTTTCGGTCACTTGGAGAACACTATGGTGGGGAACCATCTTATTGTCCAATTGATCAATTAGTGATCAATCCgtcactttttgttttgtttctaaaACACATATCAGGTCAAATTGAAATCAAAATTTTCGTGTTTTTTGGCAAAATAGTTGTGTCAAGTTAATGCAAAATCCTGTGGTTTATTTCGTCTTTACCCTTCCCGTGTCGTTGTTGATGATGATACCTTTGTCAAACTGGTTTGAGAAGCTAGCAAGTTAAGTTTCTTATTAATGGAAAGGATTGCATGGAATTGATCTCTCAAATCCCTTTTCTGGTGAGTAATTTGTTGGGGGAAGTGGTCACCAGCAATCTATCCCACCATTCAAACAATCTTCTTTTAGAACTGAGGAGCTTTTGTCTAAGACTGTCTGTCTACTAGTCATATACTTTTGTCAATTTCTTTAAACCTGAACCTTATGAACTTCATCTGCATTCCCTGTCAGGTCTTCCATTGTTTTGGTCAATACTTCTGCCTTCATTTTGAAGCCTTCCAGCTTGGCATGGCTCCTGTTTATATGGCTTTTCTACGTTTTATGGGTGATGAGAATGAGGCACGGAACTACAGCTACAGCCTTGAGGTTGGAGCAAATGGCAGGAAACTCATATGGGAGGGCACCCCAAGAAGTGTCCGTGATAGCCACCGGAAGGTAAGGGATAGCCATGACGGTCTCATTATTCAACGAAACATGGCTTTATTTTTCTCTGGAGGAGATAGGAAGGAGCTTAAGCTGAGAGTTACCGGGAGGATATGGAAGGAACAGCAAAATCCAGATGCTGGAGTGTGCATACCAAACTTATGTAGCTAAGACAGATGATTTTGGAAGTTTACATTTTGTTGTTTGAGACACTGTTGTGTGTTGTACCTGTGCCAACTTGTTCTTGTTATGTTGTACCTGTGCCGTTCTTGGTATGTTGTACCTGTGCCAGCTTGTTGCTAGTACGTTGTACCCGCGCCAGCTTGTTTCTGGTATGTTGTAATGGACTGAAGTCTCGAGGTTTGGAAGTTTTCAGCTTAATAAATTGTATAATAAGCAGGCTTTCCTTCCTTTTCACTATGCCAAGGATCATTGCCATCAAGGCATCAACATGCTGCTGAATCAAGTCAAAATTCTAATAACTCTGCGCCATCCTTATCTTTTAATCAAAGCCTTTTGACATCTCTGTTCCTTTATTTAGTGGAGGAATGAGTGAAATCAAGCTAAGGAAGACTTTTGCATTAAGAAATAGCTAATGGGTAGCCATTAAAACAAGTATAACCACCAAATGGTGATGGCTAACATTGAGTCTCAACTCTAAATGATGTCTATGTTTATGAAAGAAATTGATTGAACACATTAGCCGAAGTAGTAATTCAaacttcaaaaaacaaaattgatggaACACCTTTGAAATTGAGCTGCAAGATTTGTGTAAATTATTATTGAGCCGAAGTAGTGATTTAAGCTTCATCAAAAAGCTTAAAATTCATGCATCCCATTGGCATTCAAATATATGGCTCTTGTAGCTCATGTTAAACAACTAGCTCATTTCATGTACAGATTCGAAATTTAAACAAGGAGGACTGAAACATCAGAAGTGAATGATCTGCCGAGTTCAGGCCATAAACACACTGATTGTAGAGAAAAGTAATCCAATAAGTTCTAAAATCTGATTACAAATTAGACTAGCTAGGGAAGCAGATAACATAAAATACGACCATTCCCCTGCCTTGTTTTCACCAGATATGTTGCCCTCAAGCCACTACCTGCTCGTTTGCACCCTCGCTTTTGGATTCTTCATCTGCACCTTCACCTTTGATTGCTTGCTCTGCCGAGTTCATGTCAGCAGCTGGAGCAGCCTCCACAGAAGCTGAGGCAGCTTCACCTACTTTTTCAGCGGCCTCTGTAGACCCTGTCTCTTTCTTCCCAAACAAACTAGACGGAAGTAACGAGGAGACAGCAGCACTCCTACTTCTCTTTGCTGCTTCTGCTTCCTCAATCTCCTTCGCCTTAGCCTCAGCCTTCAGCCTTTCCTTCTCCTCTATCAGCTTTCCCAATTCATCCTCTCTCCCATCCTTTCTCAGCTCCCCTTTGATGAACTCCTGCAACTCCTCATTCAATTCAATCCATTCGTCCTCCAACAATGTATCCACCACATTAAGCACCTCATCAAATTTCCCTGCATCACTCAATGCCTTCATTATAAACTGATAGCTCGCAACATCCATCTTCAGCTTCTTCCCCATAAGATCAAAAAACGACTTCGCCTCATCAACCTTCCCCACCTTAACCAACCCACCAGCCAACCTATTATAAACAGCCAAATTCGGCCTCAACTTCTCATCCACCATTTTCCTAAAATACTCAGCCGCATCATCAGGCCTATTCTCCTCAAAACAAGTATCCATCAACAAAGAGTAAGTATACTCATCCGGGTTCACTCCCTTCTCCCCCATCTCCCCATAAACCTCCTCAGCCTCACTCAGCATCCCATTGCTACACAAATGCTGAATCAAATTATTAAACGACAACGTATCCGGGTCACATCTATACTCCCCCATCTTCCTGAAAACCTCAACCGCCTCCTTAAACCTCCCCTGCGCACAATACCCGTCCGCCATCACATTAAAGCTCCCCAAATTCACCGTAAACCTCCTCGGCGGGGAATGCTCCTCCCTCATCCTATCAAACAACTTCAACGCCTCATCAAACTTCCCATACTCACACAAAGCCTCCAACACCGAGTTATACGCCACCGCATTCATCCTCACCTTCGAAGCGTGTTCATAACACTCCATTGCCTCCTTCTCCATTTCCTTGATGAAATACCCCTTCATCAAACTCCCAACCACAACTCCATCCTCCACCTCCCCTCCCAGCTTCTCCTTCAACTCCTCGTAAAGCCGAAACACCCCATCCGAATCCGAATTCCTCACACACCCCACCATCAGATAGTGATACACAACCGGGTCCGGCTCGAAACCCTTGACATCAACCATCTCCTCCTTCAGCTCCACGGCCCTCTCCAGCTTGCCATTGTCCACCAACCCCTTGATCAGAATCCGGTACGTCGTCGGAGAAGGATTGAACGGCGCGTCGTTGATGAGTTGCTTGTAATGCTCCATAGCAGTATCGGGTTTCCGGCAGTCGAGATAGGTCTGGAAGATGAGGTTG
Protein-coding regions in this window:
- the LOC133714407 gene encoding CLP protease regulatory subunit CLPX1, mitochondrial-like — protein: MFRMNDVQLHFTESGLRLIAKKAISKNTGARGLRAILETILTDTMYEIPDVRTGDDIIDAVVIGEEAVGTDGQGCGAKILCGKGALDQYISNNKEKDVRTATTETEGSDVDPEGEAELSSVVASL
- the LOC133717154 gene encoding pentatricopeptide repeat-containing protein At3g49240, mitochondrial-like produces the protein MALSKPTFLTHLKTLAKPPHHRPTPPSFLSLRSLSFATPEDAAADRRRRKRRLRIEPPISPLHRSQQQQPPKPQNPNPNAPKLPEPVSALSGNRLNLHNKILTLIRRNDLEEAALYTRHSIYSNCRPTIYTVNSVLAAQLRQSKYSDLLSLHRFITQAGVAPNIVTHNLIFQTYLDCRKPDTAMEHYKQLINDAPFNPSPTTYRILIKGLVDNGKLERAVELKEEMVDVKGFEPDPVVYHYLMVGCVRNSDSDGVFRLYEELKEKLGGEVEDGVVVGSLMKGYFIKEMEKEAMECYEHASKVRMNAVAYNSVLEALCEYGKFDEALKLFDRMREEHSPPRRFTVNLGSFNVMADGYCAQGRFKEAVEVFRKMGEYRCDPDTLSFNNLIQHLCSNGMLSEAEEVYGEMGEKGVNPDEYTYSLLMDTCFEENRPDDAAEYFRKMVDEKLRPNLAVYNRLAGGLVKVGKVDEAKSFFDLMGKKLKMDVASYQFIMKALSDAGKFDEVLNVVDTLLEDEWIELNEELQEFIKGELRKDGREDELGKLIEEKERLKAEAKAKEIEEAEAAKRSRSAAVSSLLPSSLFGKKETGSTEAAEKVGEAASASVEAAPAADMNSAEQAIKGEGADEESKSEGANEQVVA
- the LOC133715119 gene encoding E3 ubiquitin-protein ligase SINAT5-like, translated to MDLESIECVSSSDGLDEDEIHQHLHNPQHPSHQHHHDFSSSKPRNNVTNNAGIPGPTAIAPATSVHELLECPVCTNSMYPPIHQCHNGHTLCSTCKTRVHNRCPTCRQELGDIRCLALEKVAESLELPCKYYSLGCPEIFPYYSKLKHESVCNFRPYNCPYAGSECSVVGDIPFLVAHLRDDHKVDMHTGCTFNHRYVKSNPREVENATWMLTVFHCFGQYFCLHFEAFQLGMAPVYMAFLRFMGDENEARNYSYSLEVGANGRKLIWEGTPRSVRDSHRKVRDSHDGLIIQRNMALFFSGGDRKELKLRVTGRIWKEQQNPDAGVCIPNLCS